The Cyprinus carpio isolate SPL01 chromosome A19, ASM1834038v1, whole genome shotgun sequence genome has a segment encoding these proteins:
- the LOC122148738 gene encoding prostate stem cell antigen-like yields the protein MNKVFLGIFAVALYFAVGQALQCYECKLGFWNLCITSKKTCDAGEHCFSGVGKAGGLVDIKMKGCLEVSKCNKTEQVNFPSNSSTNIYAMMKTCCSTDLCNSAPAHFHMSAVSMASATISSVFMVKFLI from the exons ATGAACAAAGTCTTTCTCGGAATCTTTGCAGTTGCTCTTTATTTTGCAGTGG gtCAGGCGCTGCAGTGTTATGAGTGTAAACTGGGTTTCTGGAATCTTTGCATTACAAGCAAAAAGACATGTGATGCTGGAGAGCACTGCTTCAGCGGGGTAGGGAAAGCTG GTGGATTAGTGGATATCAAGATGAAAGGATGTCTTGAAGTGTCCAAATGCAACAAAACTGAACAGGTGAATTTCCCATCCAACTCAAGCACCAACATATATGCCATGATGAAGACGTGCTGCTCTACTGACCTGTGTAACTCGGCTCCAGCTCACTTTCACATGTCTGCTGTCAGCATGGCCTCCGCTACCATCAGCTCTGTCTTCATGGTCAAATTCCTCATTTGA